One segment of Vulpes lagopus strain Blue_001 chromosome 8, ASM1834538v1, whole genome shotgun sequence DNA contains the following:
- the OTUD1 gene encoding OTU domain-containing protein 1 codes for MQLYSSVCTHYPAGAPGPTAAASAAPAAAAAAAAAPPFKVSLQPPGAASGEPEPETGECQPAAAAEPREAAAAAAAPAAKMPAFSSCFEVVPGAAAPASAAAGPPAGSCKPPLPPHYTSTAQITVRALGADRLLLHGPEPGAPAPAAPRGRCLLLAPAPGAPLPPRRGSSAWLLEELLRPDCPEPAGLDAAREGPDRNFRLSEHRQALAAAKHRGPAPPPGSPEPGPGPWGDEHPADRSLRGWERAGERSDPAGADEARRPDAEAEAAPARSCEAAPGGAAEAVVVSRSDPRDEKLALYLAEVERQDKYLRQRSKFRFHIIPDGNCLYRAVSKTVYGDQSLHRELREQTVHYIADHLDHFSPLIEGDVGEFIIAAAQDGAWAGYPELLAMGQMLNVNIHLTTGGRLESPTVSTMIHYLGPEDSLRPSIWLSWLSNGHYDAVFDHSYPNPEYDNWCRQTQVQRKRDEELAKSMAISLSKMYIEQNACS; via the coding sequence ATGCAGCTCTACAGCAGCGTCTGCACCCACTACCCAGCCGGGGCACCGGGTCCCACGGCCGCAGCCTCcgctgcccccgccgccgccgccgccgccgccgccgccccccccttCAAGGTCTCCCTTCAGCCTCCCGGAGCCGCCAGCGGCGAGCCGGAGCCCGAGACCGGTGAGTGCCAGCCTGCCGCGGCCGCCGAGCCCCGagaagccgccgccgccgccgccgcccccgccgccaaGATGCCCGCCTTCTCCTCCTGCTTCGAGGTGGTGCCCggggccgccgcccccgcctcgGCCGCCGCCGGCCCGCCCGCCGGGTCGTGCaagccgccgctgccgccgcacTACACGTCCACGGCGCAGATCACCGTGCGGGCCCTGGGCGCCGACCGGCTCCTGCTGCACGGGCCCGAGCCCGGCGCCccggcgcccgccgccccgcgcggCCGCTGCCTCCTGCTGGCCCCGGCGCCCGGCGCCCCGCTCCCGCCGCGCCGCGGCTCCTCGGCCTGGCTGCTGGAGGAGCTGCTGAGGCCCGACTGCCCCGAGCCCGCGGGCCTCGACGCGGCCCGGGAGGGTCCCGACAGAAACTTCCGACTGAGCGAGCACCGCCAGGCCCTGGCCGCCGCCAAGCACCgaggccccgcgccgcccccggggagcccggagcccggcccCGGCCCGTGGGGCGACGAGCACCCGGCGGACAGGAGCCTCCGGGGCTGGGAGAGGGCGGGCGAGCGCAGCGACCCTGCCGGCGCGGACGAGGCGCGGCGGCCCGACGCGGAGGCCGAGGCGGCCCCGGCGCGGAGCTGCGAGGCGGCCCCGGGCGGCGCGGCGGAGGCGGTGGTGGTCTCCAGGTCGGATCCCAGGGACGAGAAGCTGGCCCTGTACCTGGCGGAGGTGGAGAGGCAGGACAAGTACCTGCGGCAGAGGAGTAAGTTCCGGTTCCACATCATTCCCGACGGCAACTGCCTCTACCGAGCGGTCAGCAAGACGGTGTACGGAGACCAGAGCCTGCACCGGGAGCTGAGGGAGCAGACGGTGCATTACATCGCCGACCATCTCGACCACTTTAGCCCCCTGATTGAGGGCGACGTGGGGGAGTTCATCATCGCTGCTGCTCAGGACGGGGCGTGGGCCGGGTACCCGGAACTGCTGGCCATGGGGCAGATGCTGAATGTGAACATACATCTAACGACTGGAGGGAGGTTGGAGAGCCCCACGGTGTCCACCATGATTCACTACTTGGGCCCAGAGGACTCCCTACGGCCTAGCATTTGGCTCAGTTGGCTCAGTAATGGACATTATGATGCCGTGTTTGATCACTCCTATCCTAACCCCGAGTATGACAATTGGTGCAGACAGACTCAAGTGCAGCGGAAACGCGATGAAGAACTTGCCAAGTCCATGGCCATATCCCTATCCAAAATGTATATCGAACAAAATGCATGCTCTTGA